AAAAATCTCAAAACATAAAATTCCTCGATATATAGAATTTGTAAAAGAGTATCCTATGACTGCCTCAGGAAAAATACAGAAATTCCGACTTAGAGAGCAAGCAGTAGAAACTGCTTCAAAACAAGTTTAATTAAACTGATTTAATCATTGAAGAAATAGCAAAGTGAAACAGAACGCTTTGCTATTTTTTCATTAAATATTTGTAAGGAATATTCAAATAATTAATCAAGTTATGGTAAAATGTGGAGACAATAAATTTAAAGGGGATACAAATTTGAAAATACGAAAAAAGGAATCTTCATGGCAAACTTTTAAAATAATAGTCTATTCTTTTACAACTGCATTAATTGTTAAGATTTTTATTTTTTCACCCTTTATTGTTCAAGGTGCTTCAATGCAACCGACCCTACATAATCATGATTATTTGTTTGTTAACAAAGCCTCATTTCATATTTCGTCAATAAATAGAGGCGAAGTTGTCATTATAAAAAAACAAAATGACCCTAAGTATTATGTCAAAAGAATCATTGGTTTGCCAAACGACAACGTTAATTTAACGAATGGGCTCCTATATATTAATGGAAAACAGATAGCTGAAAACTATTTAAATGATCATTTAAAAAATGTCTATAAAGAATATCTTCAATTTAATCAAGTTAAAGTACCTAGCGGGTCGTATCTAGTAATGGGTGATAATCGACTAAATAGTAAGGATAGCAGAAATGGTTTAGGGTATATAAAGCAGTCAGAAATAGTCGGCAAAGTTGAAGGCGTTTTTTTCCCTTTTGATCGAGTAAGAATAATACACTAAACGAAAAAGTAAAATGGATTAAATAAAGATAATTGAAATAAGAAAAGGGTTTTCATTAAAATTTCATTTTCATTATATAAAGTAAAAATGTAACAAATTTATACTTACAGGTATTTTAAGCTTTATTTAAGGAAATAAATCTTAAATATAAGAATAAATTAATCAAAACTGAAAGTAGGAATATATAATGAAAAAAAGTGAAGAGCTGTTATTGGAGGAAGAAATTACTCAAATTAAGAAGAATAATTGGTTATTAATGATTG
This genomic interval from Gottfriedia acidiceleris contains the following:
- the lepB gene encoding signal peptidase I — encoded protein: MKIRKKESSWQTFKIIVYSFTTALIVKIFIFSPFIVQGASMQPTLHNHDYLFVNKASFHISSINRGEVVIIKKQNDPKYYVKRIIGLPNDNVNLTNGLLYINGKQIAENYLNDHLKNVYKEYLQFNQVKVPSGSYLVMGDNRLNSKDSRNGLGYIKQSEIVGKVEGVFFPFDRVRIIH